One genomic region from Argentina anserina chromosome 2, drPotAnse1.1, whole genome shotgun sequence encodes:
- the LOC126805550 gene encoding protein IQ-DOMAIN 32: protein MGKPNSCFKIITCGNDSADDLDVSERKGSSDKRGWSFHKRSARHRVLSTTVITETPTSGNKESPESAPLAFQSPASTTVPEKVSIIQYTDEKPQLLTPEIPRVSATENASGDQSKVDDKLEDENKVDEKLEAESKGDGKLDESAAAVVVQTAVSGSLAQKSLLDLKNVVKLQAAVRGHLVRRHAVGTLRCVQAIIKMQAIVRAHQSLQKDNHLSTTSKKANVSYISIEKLLSNSFARQLLESTPKNQPIHVKCDPSKPDSDSAWKWLEMWMSVSTKDTPHLKEAVSVVEQQETEKEEITESPLESKIQYCEMEESNSSIKESNALSESEESLITYDADSFNFQPINSTSFTVRHNNEQPQFENASTSAVQESAVEINLSDADSYMEFNALSEKPVIETEQPKRSMKRSATDQLETDGKKSVFGSRKVTNPAFVAAQSKFAELTSTTNSARSISPSLEDASGVESQRDTFSSEVDSELRSKEPSVPDNLVIPHGSQVQVGGSDCGTEISISSTLDSPDRSDVGATERDHEHHVKVSEERICSPDNTINIDVETKDSPETPVSNSCNSVAEPEKINVVNDETINSKVAMIPPQAESKPERTTSDVQREQDTSASMQAYGSSPEASPRSHLTVPESQQGTPSSLISVKAKRSKADKSGSNKKRMSLSAGKKSPSNPNHDSASSKDNKSGKRRNSFGSTKPDQADQEPRDSSSSSSIPHFMQATESARAKLQATTSPRSSPDVQEREIYIKKRHSLPGVKGRQGSPRIQRSMSQAQTQQGAKGSERKWQR from the exons ATGGGGAAACCAAACTCCTGCTTCAAGATTATCACATGCGGCAACGATTCAGCGGACGATCTCGATGTTTCTGAG AGAAAGGGTTCAAGTGATAAACGTGGCTGGAGTTTCCATAAGAGGTCTGCACGGCATCGAGTGCTAAGCACCACTGTGATCACTGAAACCCCAACTTCTGGAAATAAGGAGAGCCCAGAATCTGCCCCTCTTGCTTTCCAATCACCAGCTAGCACGACTGTTCCAGAGAAAGTCTCTATAATACAATACACTGATGAGAAACCACAGTTGTTGACTCCTGAGATCCCAAGAGTTTCTGCAACAGAAAATGCATCGGGAGATCAAAGTAAGGTTGATGACAAACTGGAAGATGAAAACAAAGTTGATGAAAAGCTGGAAGCTGAAAGCAAGGGTGACGGCAAACTGGACGAgtctgctgctgctgttgttgTCCAGACCGCTGTCAGCGGATCATTG GCCCAAAAATCATTGCTGGATCTGAAAAATGTAGTTAAGTTGCAAGCTGCTGTCCGGGGGCATTTGGTGCGTAGGCATGCTGTTGGGACGTTACGATGTGTTCAAGCCATTATCAAAATGCAAGCTATTGTTCGCGCACATCAATCTCTTCAGAAGGATAATCATTTGTCAACAACCTCG AAGAAGGCAAATGTAAGCTACATTTCCATTGAAAAGCTCCTGAGCAACAGCTTTGCCCGCCAG CTCTTAGAATCAACACCGAAGAACCAACCTATTCATGTTAAGTGTGATCCTTCAAAGCCTGATTCTGATTCTGCTTGGAAATGGTTGGAAATGTGGATGTCAGTCTCAACAAAGGATACTCCTCATTTAAAAGAAGCTGTATCAGTGGTAGAACAGCAGGAAAcagaaaaggaagaaattaCTGAGTCTCCACTTGAATCTAAGATTCAATATTGTGAGATGGAAGAATCAAATTCCAGCATAAAAGAGTCGAATGCGCTTTCTGAAAGTGAAGAAAGTCTGATCACTTATGATGCCGACAGTTTCAACTTTCAGCCTATCAATTCCACCTCTTTCACTGTGAGACACAATAATGAGCAGCCTCAGTTTGAGAATGCCAGTACATCTGCTGTGCAAGAGAGCGCAGTTGAAATAAATTTATCAGATGCAGATTCCTACATGGAGTTCAACGCCTTATCTGAGAAACCTGTTATTGAAACTGAACAACCTAAACGTTCTATGAAAAGATCTGCCACCGATCAACTGGAAACTGATGGAAAGAAATCTGTATTTGGTTCCAGGAAGGTGACTAATCCTGCATTTGTTGCTGCTCAGTCCAAATTTGCAGAGCTGACCTCAACAACCAATTCAGCTAGGTCAATCAGTCCATCTCTTGAAGATGCTTCTGGAGTTGAATCACAAAGGGACACATTCTCATCTGAGGTCGATTCTGAACTCAGATCAAAGGAGCCAAGTGTACCAGATAATCTAGTCATCCCCCATGGATCACAAGTTCAAGTGGGTGGTTCAGACTGTGGCACCGAAATCTCTATCTCTTCCACTCTTGATTCGCCTGATAGATCTGATGTTGGAGCCACGGAGCGTGACCATGAGCATCATGTGAAAGTTTCAGAGGAAAGGATTTGCAGTCCAGACAATACAATAAACATTGATGTTGAAACTAAGGATTCCCCGGAAACCCCAGTCTCCAACTCATGTAACAGTGTCGCAGAACCAGAGAAAATTAATGTTGTCAATGATGAAACCATTAATTCTAAGGTTGCTATGATCCCCCCACAAGCAGAGTCAAAGCCAGAGAGAACCACCTCTGACGTACAGAGAGAACAGGACACTTCAGCAAGTATGCAAGCCTATGGGTCATCACCAGAAGCCTCTCCAAGAAGCCATTTGACTGTCCCTGAATCACAACAAGGGACGCCTTCAAGTCTGATATCAGTGAAAGCGAAGAGGAGCAAAGCTGACAAGAGTGGATCTAATAAAAAACGCATGTCACTGTCTGCAGGAAAGAAATCACCCTCTAATCCAAATCATGATTCTGCCTCGAGTAAAGATAACAAAAGTGGGAAGAGACGTAATTCATTTGGTTCAACTAAACCTGATCAGGCTGATCAAGAACCAAGAgatagcagcagcagcagttcTATCCCTCATTTCATGCAAGCCACAGAGTCTGCTAGAGCAAAGCTTCAAGCAACTACCTCTCCTAGATCGAGTCCAGATGTGCAAGAGAGGGAGATTTACATCAAGAAGAGACATTCCTTACCTGGAGTGAAAGGAAGGCAGGGATCTCCTCGCATCCAGCGCTCCATGTCTCAAGCTCAGACACAGCAGGGTGCAAAGGGATCAG AGAGAAAATGGCAAAGGTGA
- the LOC126805530 gene encoding bZIP transcription factor 29 codes for MEGSDETGSSGNKQRPNSPFGSPSSSFSRPHHHVDIPNFSSSSSQIGLPMRQLPPSPENPKRPGIPPSHPNNPMRPQLPSSPSWQMGAAAAHSRSLSQPAFFNLDSLPPLSPLTNYRETTASPSLSDPPISADVNMEESVVNSLRSPVTESSPFWARDGLPPRRGHRRSSSDVPLGFSAVIQSSPQLIPIGRRGSFDGKEGLGVSKPVQLVRQGSNGDGSNNVDVKSGGEVVDDLFSAYMNLENIDRMNSPGGEDSRASGSKTNGGESSDNEVESGVNGKWKKEGVKRSAGGDAGRTVRHCRSVSMDSYMDNLNFDDEMLKPLPLGSQVGQLSPGTSMDGAPAKFSMEFGSGEFNAIELKKIMESEKLSEIAVADPKRAKRILANRQSAARSKERKMRYIVELEHKVQTLQTEATTLSAQVTKLQRESMGLTSENSELKFRLQAMEQQAQLKDALNEALTGEVQRLRISAADMGGEGNRSNRMSQQLINQQMLSLQQLNLYQMQQQPQQQQTPQQIMQQSQQNRPPSSHQQNGSAPKHESMQ; via the exons ATGGAGGGGAGTGATGAGACGGGGAGTAGCGGTAATAAGCAAAGACCCAATTCACCATTCGGGTCTCCGTCTTCTTCGTTTTCGAGACCACATCATCATGTAGACATCCCCAATTTCAGCTCCTCATCATCTCAGATAGGTCTACCCATGCGTCAACTTCCCCCCAGCCCCGAGAATCCCAAGCGGCCTGGTATTCCTCCTTCCCATCCCAACAACCCCATGAGGCCTCAACtgccttcttctccttcttggCAAATGGGAGCTGCTGCGGCTCATTCCAGGTCTTTATCTCAGCCCGCGTTTTTTAATCTGGATAGTCTGCCCCCTCTGAGTCCTCTGACTAATTACCGTGAGACGACTGCTTCTCCTTCGCTCTCGGACCCTCCGATATCGGCGGATGTGAACATGGAGGAGTCTGTGGTGAACTCTCTGCGGTCTCCGGTGACTGAGAGTAGTCCGTTTTGGGCCAGAGATGGGCTGCCGCCGAGGAGGGGGCATAGGAGGTCCAGCAGTGATGTGCCGTTGGGATTCTCTGCCGTGATTCAGTCCTCGCCGCAGCTTATTCCGATTGGGAGGAGGGGGAGTTTTGATGGCAAGGAGGGTCTGGGAGTTTCGAAACCGGTGCAGCTTGTGAGGCAAGGGTCGAATGGGGATGGGAGCAACAATGTGGATGTGAAATCGGGCGGGGAGGTTGTGGATGATTTGTTTAGTGCTTATATGAACTTGGAGAATATTGATAGGATGAACTCGCCGGGCGGTGAGGATAGTAGGGCGAGTGGCTCGAAGACGAATGGGGGTGAGAGTAGTGATAATGAGGTGGAGAGTGGGGTGAATGGGAAGTGGAAGAAGGAAGGGGTGAAGAGGAGTGCTGGTGGAGATGCAGGGCGTACTGTGAGACACTGTAGGAGTGTTTCGATGGATAGTTATATGGATAATTTGAATTTCGATGATGAAATGCTCAAGCCTCTGCCGTTGGGAAGTCAGGTTGGTCAGCTGTCACCTGGGACTTCGATGGATGGGGCTCCGGCTAAGTTCAGCATGGAGTTTGGGAGTGGCGAGTTCAATGCGATTGAGCTGAAGAAGATAATGGAGAGCGAGAAGCTTTCAGAGATTGCTGTAGCGGACCCCAAACGTGCAAAGAG GATATTAGCTAACCGTCAGTCAGCTGCTCGTTCTAAGGAGCGGAAGATGCGATACATTGTAGAATTGGAGCACAAGGTGCAAACCCTGCAGACTGAGGCAACTACTTTATCTGCGCAGGTTACTAAGTTGCAG AGGGAATCTATGGGTCTTACAAGTGAGAACAGTGAACTGAAATTCCGTCTTCAAGCTATGGAGCAACAGGCGCAACTTAAAGATG CTCTAAATGAGGCCTTGACTGGAGAAGTCCAGCGACTAAGAATTTCTGCTGCAGACATGGGAGGAGAAGGCAACCGTTCGAACCGCATGTCCCAGCAGCTTATCAATCAACAAATGCTCTCACTACAGCAACTCAACCTCTACCAGATGCAGCAGCAGCCACAACAACAGCAAACTCCACAACAGATAATGCAGCAATCACAGCAAAACAGACCACCTTCCTCCCATCAGCAGAATGGCAGTGCTCCTAAGCACGAGTCGATGCAATAG
- the LOC126782047 gene encoding uncharacterized protein LOC126782047: protein MSAVEAEKKVEEAEKSGEILFCGGTSWDILGRRKGPVEGNLVSPTRLRPLVGVSIRYIASGCASCHCVALDVEGRCYTWGRNEKGQLGHGDMLQRDRPTVVSELSKYKIVGAGSGRSHTVVVTEDGHSLAFGWNKHGQLGSGSVKNEIEASPVRCQVSDVKKATCGGDFTVWLSSVEGASIITAGLPQYGQLGHGTDNEYNTKDSSVKLAYEAQPRPKAIASLAGETIVKVACGTNHTVAVDANGYVYTWGNGGYGRLGHREQKDEWAPRRVDVFQRQNMLPPNAVISAGSMNSACTAGGGQLYMWGKIKSTGDDWMYPKPLMDLSGWNLRCMDSGGMHHFVGADSSCISWGHAQYGELGYGPNGQKSSAVPKKVDILEGMHVISVACGQNHSMVIVDRTSIADQLDQLDVYDGKASAEGSEEPEKKTVVTKTAPKKTAAKASSNSKRKKSKESSESEDEDADEEDEDEDEDGNDSEESDDEQVNGKNSRQRGGKASGRGRGNGAKRGRGRPPSASKTAKPAAGKTGKRGRPRKS, encoded by the exons ATGTCTGCGGTCGAGGCGGAGAAGAAGGTGGAGGAAGCCGAGAAGTCGGGAGAGATTTTGTTCTGCGGTGGTACTTCCTGGGATATCCTCGGCCGTCGCAAAGGCCCCGTCGAGGGTAATTTGGTCTCTCCGACTCGCCTGAGGCCTCTCGTCGGCGTTAGTATCCGGTACATCGCCTCCGGCTGCG CTTCGTGTCATTGTGTGGCGTTGGATGTGGAAGGGCGGTGTTATACTTGGGGACGAAATGAG AAGGGGCAGCTGGGACATGGAGATATGCTTCAGCGTGATAGGCCGACTGTAGTGTCTGAACTTTCCAA GTACAAAATTGTTGGAGCTGGATCAGGGAGGAGTCATACAGTTGTGGTTACGGAGGACGGCCATTCTCTGGCCTTTGGCTGGAATAAGCACGGACAGCTGGGTTCCGGTTCAGTGAAAAATG AAATTGAGGCGTCCCCTGTTCGCTGTCAGGTTTCTGATGTTAAAAAGGCTACCTGTGGCGGTGACTTCACTGTTTGGCTATCTTCCGTTGAAGGAGCTTCTATCAT AACTGCAGGTCTTCCACAGTATGGCCAACTTGGTCATGGAACTGATAATGAG TATAACACTAAAGACAGCTCAGTGAAGCTTGCTTATGAAGCTCAACCACGCCCTAAAGCAATAGCTTCTCTAGCTGGGGAAACCATTGTGAAAGTTGCTTGTGGAACAAACCATACAG TGGCAGTAGATGCAAATGGCTATGTATATAC GTGGGGCAACGGTGGTTATGGAAG GCTTGGACATCGAGAGCAGAAGGATGAGTGGGCTCCTCGTCGTGTTGATGTTTTTCAGAGGCAAAATATGCTGCCTCCTAATGCAGTAATATCAGCTGGCTCAATGAACTCAGCATGTACTGCAG GTGGAGGGCAGTTGTATATGTGGGGTAAAATTAAAAGCACGGGGGATGACTGGATGTATCCTAAACCACTCATGGATTTAAG TGGTTGGAATTTGCGTTGCATGGATTCAGGCGGCATGCACCATTTTGTTGGTGCCGATTCTTCCTGCATAAGCTGGGGCCACGCTCAGTATGGAGAGCTGGGATATGGCCCAAATGGACAGAA GTCTTCTGCAGTACCCAAAAAAGTAGACATTCTTGAGGGTATGCATGTCATCAG TGTTGCATGTGGCCAGAACCATTCCATGGTCATAGTTGACAGGACAAGTATTGCGGACCAACTTGATCAG CTTGATGTTTATGATGGCAAAGCCTCTGCTGAAG GGAGTGAGGAACCAGAAAAAAAGACTGTAGTAACTAAGACAGCTCCTAAAAAGACTGCTGCTAAGGCATCTAGTAATTCCAAGAGGAAGAAGTCAAAAGAGTCATCCGAGtcagaagatgaagatgcagatgaagaagatgaggacGAAGACGAAGATGGCAATGACAGTGAGGAGAGTGATGATGAACAGGTCAACGGCAAGAATTCTAGGCAACGGGGTGGGAAGGCTTCTGGTAGAGGGCGAGGTAATGGTGCTAAACGTGGACGCGGCCGCCCTCCTTCGGCAAGCAAAACTGCAAAGCCTGCTGCAGGCAAGACTGGTAAGAGAGGAAGGCCTCGCAAGTCATAG
- the LOC126782886 gene encoding zinc finger CCCH domain-containing protein 6: MRGLQKRVSWASDVNLNQVKLFLLEESPSQVGLSAQDHLQAKTSWLSHSSGTGSDENLPPGFESAHPVNQLQIDLSQIPLIRWKSPPRVVLNLAWQVVAGEESKEVQSENQRELRVLEAVYPRQSAIPPNPFVDVEESIPNDVQPLSIPITPVEEEDAAVDTSSELMAPFKISTSSPSFLPTHGIPPQSHSNAASNGNLIASSKPTVGTPVGVEPNVVAAALGAIMNGNNDHGNMIDPELLIKILSNPKMIEKLVTDPQAVARSPSMTTSDSIPLHISKTESITPLSTTSSSAHFYPQATMGGMGHLSDQSSRSTMPVSSSPAVGPPPAKDINYYKSLIQQHGGDTHDSFPPFGSRQGNHSANHEPFSGYKSRDSKPKIMKPCIYFNSSRGCRHGANCSFQHDASFQQQGNRVPDVQNAKRMKLDREISS; this comes from the exons ATGCGGGGATTGCAGAAACGGGTTTCTTGGGCTTCAGATGTTAATCTTAATCAG GTTAAGTTGTTTCTGTTGGAGGAATCTCCTTCACAAGTTGGGTTGAGTGCTCAAGATCACCTCCAAGCAAAGACATCCTGGTTGTCACATTCATCTGGAACAGGTTCTGATGAAAATCTGCCTCCTGGTTTTGAGAGTGCTCATCCAGTAAATCAGCTGCAGATTGACTTGTCTCAAATTCCTCTAATTAGATGGAAATCTCCTCCTAGG GTGGTACTGAACTTGGCTTGGCAAGTTGTCGCTGGAGAAGAAAGCAAAGAGGTGCAGAGCGAGAATCAGAGAGAATTACGAGTACTGGAAGCAGTTTATCCTCGGCAATCTGCTATTCCTCCGAA CCCCTTCGTAGATGTGGAGGAGTCTATTCCCAATGATGTACAACCTCTTTCAATACCTATTACTCCTGTCGAAGAGGAAGATGCAGCAGTTGATACATCATCTGAATTGATGGCACCGTTTAAGATTTCTACAAGTTCACCATCCTTCCTACCAACCCATGGAATACCACCCCAATCTCATAGCAATGCAGCTAGTAATGGAAATCTCATTGCTTCCAGTAAGCCAACTGTCGGGACGCCTGTAGGGGTTGAACCGAACGTTGTAGCTGCTGCCCTTGGTGCAATCATGAATGGCAACAATGACCATGGAAATATGATTGACCCTGAACTGCTGATTAAGATTCTGAGCAACCCTAAGATGATTGAGAAATTGGTTACAGATCCACAGGCAGTGGCTAGATCACCATCCATGACTACATCAGATTCCATCCCTCTTCACATTAGTAAGACAGAAAGTATCACACCTTTGTCTACCACTTCATCAAGTGCACATTTTTATCCTCAGGCAACTATGGGTGGTATGGGACATCTTTCTGATCAATCTTCGAGATCAACCATGCCAGTTTCATCCTCGCCTGCTGTTGGACCACCCCCAGCAAAGGATATCAACTATTATAAAAGCTTGATTCAACAACATGGAGGGGATACACACGACTCGTTTCCACCATTTGGTAGTCGTCAAGGCAACCATTCAGCAAACCATGAACCGTTTAGTGGTTACAAATCAAGAGATTCAAAGCCTAAGATTATGAAGCCTTGCATATACTTCAATAGTTCGAGGGGTTGCCGCCATGGAGCAAACTGTTCTTTCCAACATGATGCATCTTTCCAACAGCAGGGCAATCGTGTGCCCGACGTGCAGAATGCCAAGAGAATGAAACTTGATAGGGAGATAAGTAGTTAA